The following are from one region of the Prochlorococcus marinus str. SB genome:
- a CDS encoding aldo/keto reductase produces MIINSQKRSFGRGAKVSLFTLGTMRATESIEKMYSIIKNAYYVGINHIETAPSYGDAESLIGNSIKKLAIEENIKEKNWVITSKVLPKGDFDFLKNNFKKSLKNLNRKKINNLAIHGLNLKQHLDWVLAGEGKKFISWILEKELVDQVGFSSHGSYSLIKDAINCEVFTFCSLHLHYLDQSKIALAEEAIKKGMGVLAISPADKGGRLYSPSDILIEASKPFHPLELAYRFLLAKGITTLSLGATNKKDFEFAHKLRNSFEKLTKLEKSALNKIEEVSNERLNSTKCEQCRSCLPCPNEVPIPEILRLRNISIGYGQLEFSKERYNLIGKAGHWWEEKNSSFCEECNECVPRCPTKLDIPNLLKETHNLLIENPTKRLWG; encoded by the coding sequence ATGATTATAAATTCACAAAAAAGATCATTTGGTAGAGGGGCGAAAGTGAGCTTATTCACTTTAGGGACAATGCGAGCAACTGAGAGTATCGAAAAAATGTATAGCATAATAAAAAATGCATATTATGTAGGAATTAACCACATAGAAACCGCACCCTCTTATGGTGATGCTGAATCACTTATTGGAAATTCAATAAAAAAATTAGCAATAGAAGAGAATATAAAAGAAAAGAATTGGGTGATTACTTCCAAAGTTTTACCAAAGGGTGATTTTGACTTTTTAAAAAATAATTTTAAAAAGTCTCTTAAAAATTTAAATCGTAAGAAAATTAATAATCTTGCAATTCACGGACTCAACTTAAAACAACATTTAGATTGGGTTCTTGCTGGAGAGGGGAAGAAATTCATATCTTGGATACTTGAGAAGGAACTAGTTGATCAAGTTGGTTTTAGTTCTCACGGAAGTTATTCATTAATTAAAGATGCAATTAACTGTGAAGTTTTTACTTTTTGTAGTCTTCATTTACATTATTTAGATCAATCTAAGATTGCTTTAGCAGAGGAAGCTATAAAAAAAGGTATGGGAGTTTTAGCAATATCACCTGCTGATAAAGGCGGCAGATTGTATTCTCCAAGTGATATTTTGATAGAGGCCTCTAAGCCTTTTCATCCATTAGAGTTAGCGTATCGATTTCTGTTGGCAAAAGGCATTACAACTTTATCCTTGGGAGCGACAAACAAAAAAGATTTTGAATTTGCGCATAAACTTAGAAACTCATTCGAGAAGCTTACAAAACTTGAAAAAAGCGCCCTGAATAAAATTGAGGAAGTTTCTAATGAAAGATTAAACTCAACCAAATGTGAACAATGTAGATCTTGTCTTCCATGTCCAAATGAAGTGCCTATTCCAGAAATACTTCGTTTAAGAAATATATCTATTGGTTATGGCCAATTAGAATTTTCAAAAGAAAGATACAATTTAATAGGAAAAGCTGGCCACTGGTGGGAAGAAAAAAATTCCTCATTTTGTGAAGAATGTAATGAATGTGTTCCTAGATGTCCTACTAAATTAGATATACCAAATTTATTAAAGGAAACTCATAACTTATTAATTGAAAATCCTACAAAAAGATTATGGGGATAA
- a CDS encoding riboflavin synthase, whose translation MFTGIIQSVGKLRQEKNFLEIEILDNLFDMAIGDSIAVDGICLTVKEIFQNKFTVDVSEETLKKTTLGVKSNLNQIVNLEPALRVSDRLGGHIVSGHVDGLGTVENIEKFEKSWLLSIKWKNNNFSKYVVNKGSICINGISLTIAKYEQEGEIFTIAIIPHTWHNTNLNKLNVGDSVNLEADALIKYVEKLLLFNKNNNQDLSSNNISSEWLKENGW comes from the coding sequence ATGTTTACAGGAATAATTCAATCAGTTGGAAAACTAAGACAAGAAAAAAATTTTTTAGAAATTGAAATTCTAGATAATTTATTTGACATGGCAATCGGTGACAGCATAGCTGTTGATGGAATTTGTTTGACAGTTAAAGAGATTTTTCAAAATAAATTTACTGTTGATGTTAGTGAGGAGACATTAAAAAAAACAACTTTAGGAGTAAAGTCGAACCTGAATCAGATTGTTAATTTGGAGCCCGCTCTTAGAGTGTCTGACCGTCTAGGAGGACATATAGTTAGTGGACATGTTGATGGCCTTGGAACAGTTGAGAATATAGAAAAATTTGAGAAATCATGGCTTTTATCTATAAAGTGGAAAAATAATAATTTTTCGAAATATGTAGTTAATAAAGGCAGTATTTGTATCAATGGTATAAGTCTTACAATTGCAAAATATGAGCAGGAAGGAGAAATATTTACTATTGCGATAATTCCTCATACTTGGCATAACACAAATCTGAATAAATTAAATGTCGGTGACAGCGTAAACCTCGAGGCAGATGCACTTATTAAATATGTAGAGAAATTACTTTTATTTAATAAAAATAATAATCAAGATTTATCTTCAAATAATATTTCTTCGGAATGGCTTAAAGAAAACGGTTGGTAA
- a CDS encoding cytochrome c oxidase subunit 3, whose product MTTLDSSKEIQKNNSEVNETHEDFRMFGLITFLIADGMTFAGFFAAYLTYKAVNPLPDGAIYELELPIPTLNTILLLVSSATFHKAGKALLKDKNSDSQKWLFITAFLGILFLICQLFEYFHLPFGLTDNLFASTFYALTGFHGLHVTLGTLMILIITWQSRINGGRLTSQNMFPLEAVELYWHFVDGIWVILFIILYLL is encoded by the coding sequence ATGACAACTCTAGATAGCTCAAAAGAAATTCAAAAAAATAATTCTGAAGTTAATGAAACTCATGAAGACTTCAGAATGTTTGGTCTTATAACTTTCCTAATTGCGGACGGAATGACTTTTGCCGGATTCTTTGCTGCTTATTTAACTTATAAAGCAGTTAATCCATTACCTGATGGTGCTATTTATGAATTAGAACTGCCAATACCTACACTAAATACAATTTTGTTACTTGTTAGTAGTGCAACTTTCCATAAAGCAGGCAAAGCACTTTTAAAAGATAAAAACTCTGATTCCCAAAAATGGTTATTTATTACTGCTTTTCTTGGAATTTTATTTTTAATATGTCAATTATTTGAATATTTTCATTTACCTTTTGGATTAACCGATAACTTATTCGCAAGTACTTTTTATGCTCTTACTGGGTTTCATGGATTACATGTAACTTTAGGCACTTTAATGATTTTAATTATTACTTGGCAATCAAGAATCAATGGAGGAAGATTAACTAGTCAAAATATGTTCCCATTGGAAGCTGTTGAATTGTACTGGCATTTTGTAGATGGAATATGGGTTATTTTGTTCATTATCTTATATCTTTTATAA
- a CDS encoding DUF2232 domain-containing protein has translation MKITTKTEALNIVETSYLASLSSLLWVALYYLPIGGALLRLILPLPMILLHLRRGTKTALEGLLIQFLLLFIIMGPVRGTLFLFPYGILAFWLGWCWFREKSWRFSLTVGVFIGTLGFFVRVIALSTLVGDNLWVLITRASYGLLEKFIGLLNLPFSPSILSIQLGAIFLIIFQEIVYVLTVHVVAYSLFPKFKLNIPDPPRLLNGLVDFNN, from the coding sequence ATGAAAATAACAACAAAAACTGAAGCATTAAATATTGTCGAGACCTCTTATTTAGCATCTCTTTCGTCTTTATTATGGGTTGCATTATATTATTTGCCAATTGGAGGAGCTTTATTAAGATTGATTTTACCCCTCCCAATGATACTGTTGCACTTGAGAAGAGGAACTAAAACTGCATTGGAAGGACTCCTAATACAATTTCTACTTTTATTCATAATTATGGGTCCTGTTAGAGGAACTTTATTTTTATTTCCTTATGGGATCTTGGCTTTTTGGTTGGGCTGGTGTTGGTTTAGAGAAAAAAGTTGGAGATTTAGTCTAACTGTAGGAGTTTTTATTGGAACCCTTGGCTTTTTCGTACGAGTAATAGCATTATCTACGTTGGTCGGTGATAATCTTTGGGTTTTAATTACTAGAGCAAGTTATGGTCTACTAGAAAAATTCATTGGATTATTAAATTTACCTTTTTCACCCTCAATTTTAAGTATCCAATTAGGTGCAATTTTTTTAATAATTTTTCAAGAAATAGTTTATGTTTTAACGGTACATGTAGTTGCATATTCTCTGTTTCCAAAATTTAAATTAAATATCCCAGATCCTCCAAGATTATTAAATGGCTTAGTTGATTTTAATAATTGA
- a CDS encoding AbrB family transcriptional regulator has protein sequence MLEGKELLEKAKLLSKKSEEEIAKGCGYVGPSGRILRKSFYRALIEAKGYKIGNGRQGKNGNRASRGRQTEFKTRVHGNGNLLIGNAYTKKLGLEPGQEFKIDLKRESKTIYLIPLN, from the coding sequence ATGCTTGAAGGAAAAGAACTTCTTGAAAAAGCAAAATTATTAAGTAAAAAATCTGAAGAAGAGATAGCAAAAGGTTGTGGGTACGTTGGTCCTAGCGGAAGAATCTTAAGAAAAAGTTTTTATAGGGCGCTTATCGAAGCTAAGGGTTACAAAATAGGAAATGGTCGTCAGGGGAAAAATGGTAATAGAGCTTCAAGAGGCAGACAGACAGAATTCAAAACCAGAGTTCATGGTAATGGAAACCTATTAATTGGTAATGCTTACACCAAAAAATTAGGTCTAGAACCTGGTCAGGAATTTAAAATTGATCTTAAAAGAGAGTCTAAAACAATTTATCTAATTCCATTAAATTAA
- the cobT gene encoding nicotinate mononucleotide-dependent phosphoribosyltransferase CobT yields MYSTELGINFFGNESNKKRKFNKLEILKKNIKNLKIFLVIAGTNTSQIPGISAAGISAKSRRTTALADAEFLLEGASKDHKYKLPLLNAGVTPALISHVCSKLINIYPVVVPLGIGAKPYFNHLVVEDRDMGPSNCLTTGKSMTRERVLNLFEKGLAIGKSLKQSVLISESVPGGTTTAQAVMEAFGLQVSNLVGSSLFKAPRELRRQVVKRGLFNANFKADFDSFDVVAAVGDPFQAFSMGLLIGARLAKQPVILSGGSQMLAVILLVLELLDEKNKNQFIEDVFIATTGWLVKDNSLNDLVNLINEKYDVKLLGLASPLNFKSSKYKELRDYELGHVKEGVGAGGISLLAFLDGFKNEEIVSLCQQNLEMMRGLGQISLEKDC; encoded by the coding sequence ATGTACAGTACAGAATTAGGTATAAATTTTTTTGGAAATGAATCCAACAAAAAAAGAAAATTTAATAAGTTAGAAATACTAAAAAAGAATATTAAAAATTTAAAAATATTTCTTGTAATTGCAGGCACTAATACTTCTCAAATTCCAGGTATTTCTGCTGCAGGTATTAGTGCAAAATCAAGGAGAACAACCGCGCTCGCAGATGCCGAATTTTTGCTTGAGGGTGCTTCAAAAGATCATAAATATAAATTGCCTCTTCTAAATGCAGGAGTAACTCCTGCCCTAATCAGTCATGTTTGTTCAAAGCTCATAAATATTTATCCAGTTGTTGTTCCTCTGGGAATAGGAGCAAAGCCTTATTTTAATCATTTGGTTGTAGAAGATAGAGATATGGGCCCATCAAATTGTCTTACTACTGGTAAATCGATGACTAGAGAGAGAGTTTTAAATCTCTTTGAAAAAGGTCTTGCGATAGGAAAATCCTTAAAACAATCAGTTTTAATTTCTGAATCTGTACCCGGAGGCACCACAACTGCTCAGGCTGTAATGGAAGCTTTTGGGTTGCAGGTGTCTAATTTAGTTGGCAGTAGTTTATTTAAAGCGCCAAGAGAACTGAGAAGACAAGTAGTTAAAAGAGGACTTTTCAATGCAAATTTCAAGGCTGATTTCGACTCTTTTGATGTTGTCGCGGCGGTAGGTGATCCTTTCCAAGCTTTTTCAATGGGTCTATTAATTGGTGCAAGGTTAGCAAAACAACCTGTAATATTGTCTGGCGGAAGTCAGATGTTAGCAGTCATTTTGCTTGTATTAGAATTATTAGATGAAAAAAATAAAAATCAATTTATTGAAGATGTTTTTATTGCGACAACTGGGTGGCTTGTGAAAGATAATTCTCTAAATGATCTAGTAAATCTAATTAATGAAAAATATGATGTCAAATTATTAGGTTTAGCAAGTCCTTTAAATTTCAAATCTTCAAAATACAAAGAATTGAGGGATTATGAATTAGGTCATGTAAAAGAAGGTGTAGGTGCCGGTGGAATATCATTGCTTGCTTTCTTAGATGGATTTAAAAATGAAGAAATAGTTTCATTGTGTCAACAAAATCTGGAAATGATGAGGGGCCTAGGTCAAATTTCTTTAGAGAAGGATTGCTGA
- the ctaD gene encoding cytochrome c oxidase subunit I, giving the protein MTISIDPQKTSNESLQPKGWLRYFSFSLDHKVIGIQYLVCGFLFYLIGGTLASAIRIELASPMSDFMPRDVYNQVLTLHGTIMIFLWIVPVVNGAFGNYLIPFYVGARDMAFPRLNAVAFWLIPPSGLMLVASYFVEGAAQAGWTAYPPLSITTPQSGQIIWILSVLLLGGSSIFGGINFIATIIKLRRPGLKLMQLPMYCWAMLGTSLLVVLSTPVLAGTLILLSFDIIANTGFFNPVLGGNVVVYQHLFWFYSHPAVYIMVLPAFGLVSEILPVHARKPLFGYTTMVFSIMGIVVLGLVVWAHHMFTSGTPPWMRLFFTIATAFIAVPTGIKFFNWVATLWGGKISINSAMLFSCGFIINFVFGGITGVALAQVPFDIHVHDTYFVVAHFHYIVYGGTVFIIFSSIYHWFPKVTGKILNEKLGILHFIITFIGFNLCFAPQHWLGLNGMPRRVAEYDPQFQFVNQISSLGALLMAISTIPFLINVFLSVRNGKDAGDNPWNALTPEWLTSSPPPVENWKGEAPLVEEPYGYGKEISE; this is encoded by the coding sequence ATGACAATATCAATTGATCCACAAAAAACTAGTAATGAAAGCCTTCAACCTAAAGGTTGGCTTAGATACTTTAGTTTTAGCCTTGATCATAAAGTAATTGGGATACAGTATTTAGTTTGCGGTTTTCTTTTCTATTTAATTGGAGGAACATTAGCGAGCGCTATAAGAATTGAACTAGCTAGTCCAATGTCTGATTTTATGCCAAGAGATGTTTATAACCAAGTTTTAACTTTACACGGAACAATAATGATATTTCTTTGGATAGTTCCTGTAGTAAACGGTGCTTTTGGAAATTATTTAATTCCATTTTATGTAGGCGCGAGAGATATGGCATTCCCAAGATTAAATGCCGTAGCTTTTTGGTTAATTCCTCCTTCAGGTTTGATGCTAGTAGCAAGTTATTTTGTAGAGGGTGCTGCTCAGGCTGGATGGACGGCTTATCCACCTTTGAGCATAACTACTCCTCAATCGGGCCAAATTATTTGGATACTTAGCGTTTTATTACTTGGAGGCAGTTCTATATTTGGTGGAATAAACTTTATCGCGACCATTATAAAATTAAGAAGGCCAGGATTAAAACTTATGCAATTGCCAATGTATTGTTGGGCAATGCTTGGGACAAGTCTACTAGTTGTTTTGTCAACTCCTGTTTTAGCAGGCACTTTAATTCTACTTAGCTTCGATATCATCGCTAATACAGGTTTTTTCAATCCTGTTTTAGGAGGCAATGTCGTAGTTTATCAGCATTTATTTTGGTTTTATTCTCATCCAGCTGTATACATTATGGTCCTTCCTGCCTTTGGTTTAGTTAGTGAAATACTTCCTGTACATGCTAGAAAACCACTTTTTGGATATACAACAATGGTTTTTTCAATAATGGGGATAGTAGTTTTAGGTTTAGTTGTTTGGGCGCATCATATGTTTACGAGTGGAACTCCCCCTTGGATGAGATTATTCTTTACTATTGCCACAGCATTTATTGCTGTTCCAACAGGTATAAAATTTTTCAATTGGGTTGCAACATTATGGGGAGGTAAAATTTCCATCAATAGTGCAATGCTATTCTCTTGCGGGTTTATTATAAATTTTGTTTTTGGAGGTATTACAGGAGTTGCTTTGGCACAGGTACCTTTTGATATTCACGTACATGATACCTATTTCGTTGTAGCCCATTTTCATTACATAGTTTATGGAGGGACTGTTTTTATTATTTTCTCTTCAATTTATCATTGGTTCCCCAAAGTAACTGGAAAAATTCTCAATGAAAAATTAGGAATTTTACATTTTATCATTACCTTTATTGGATTTAACTTATGCTTTGCTCCTCAACATTGGCTTGGTTTAAATGGAATGCCCAGAAGAGTTGCAGAATATGATCCTCAATTCCAGTTCGTTAATCAAATTAGTAGCCTTGGGGCTCTTTTGATGGCTATAAGTACAATTCCTTTTTTGATTAATGTATTCCTTAGCGTGAGAAATGGCAAAGATGCTGGCGATAACCCTTGGAATGCTCTTACACCTGAATGGTTAACATCTTCTCCACCTCCAGTTGAAAATTGGAAAGGAGAAGCTCCATTAGTTGAAGAACCTTATGGTTATGGTAAAGAAATTTCTGAATAA
- a CDS encoding COX15/CtaA family protein, with protein MINNQLYKSKYLTIFKRLGSHSVFALIGLIVIGGATRVMEAGLACPDWPLCYGSFLPFKHMNLRVFLEWFHRLDAFLVGILILFKFALSIIWKNEIPNWLPKTYSLLLFLVIVQGSFGALTVINLLDSYTVTGHLLIAFLLLITTISINQNLENEDIEEPLIWWRLLLFVPLLLTLIQSFIGVRLSSTWSAHICLSFNKQCLILNTHKLFAFPIAFSILLIIATAIYKRSLLNENWKYLTTLIFLLFSQITLGVLSLKTNLNEPIFIIGHQLNASLFIAILTTLIFRNPFTKKNLNHSLNPQTVSIN; from the coding sequence TTGATTAATAACCAATTATATAAATCAAAATATCTGACAATTTTTAAAAGGTTGGGAAGTCATAGTGTATTTGCACTTATAGGACTAATCGTAATTGGAGGTGCTACGAGAGTCATGGAGGCAGGACTTGCCTGTCCAGATTGGCCATTATGTTATGGATCTTTTTTGCCTTTTAAACATATGAACCTAAGAGTATTTCTAGAATGGTTTCATCGTCTAGATGCTTTTCTGGTTGGAATATTAATTCTTTTTAAATTTGCGCTTTCAATTATTTGGAAAAATGAAATTCCAAATTGGTTACCTAAAACTTATTCATTATTACTTTTTCTCGTTATTGTCCAAGGATCCTTTGGAGCTTTAACAGTAATAAATCTGCTTGATTCATATACTGTTACTGGCCATCTTTTGATAGCTTTTCTACTTCTAATTACGACAATTTCAATAAATCAAAATTTAGAAAATGAAGACATAGAAGAGCCGTTAATTTGGTGGAGATTATTATTGTTTGTTCCTCTTTTACTTACTCTGATTCAATCTTTTATTGGCGTAAGGCTTTCATCAACCTGGTCAGCACATATTTGCTTATCTTTTAATAAACAATGTCTAATTCTAAATACTCATAAATTATTTGCTTTTCCAATTGCTTTTTCAATTTTGTTGATTATTGCTACTGCAATTTATAAGAGAAGTTTGCTTAATGAAAATTGGAAATATCTCACAACACTTATTTTTCTCTTATTTTCTCAAATTACTTTGGGTGTTTTAAGTCTTAAAACAAATTTGAATGAACCTATTTTTATTATCGGTCATCAACTAAACGCCTCTTTATTTATAGCGATATTAACAACATTAATTTTTAGAAATCCTTTTACCAAAAAAAATCTAAATCACTCCCTTAATCCCCAAACGGTCAGTATCAACTAA
- a CDS encoding heme o synthase → MNSNNLEKLNYQSSIRDEVVPSRKRLTLPPWLEVAKPRLIPLLLATTLGGMALTEEWPLSSPKLICTLGGGALAAAAAGALNCLWEMELDKRMTRTSKRALPAGKLSSETVFLAAVSCTLAASMLLVSGVNYLAAGLTLLGLFSYVILYTVILKPRTTKNIVFGGVAGAIPPLVGASAATGHVGLSGWWLFGLVMLWTPAHFWALAILLKDDYASVGIPMLPSVKGSVFTAKAISRYGWATVLMSIMGVFALPEGGFLYGIMLLPFNGRFLQLINDLKKSPDDLSRAKSLFRWSILYMFGICLLLLISRTQLSVEFEQQSMQIFLSIVSLLSN, encoded by the coding sequence ATGAACAGTAATAACTTAGAAAAATTGAACTATCAATCTTCAATTAGGGACGAAGTTGTACCTTCAAGAAAAAGATTAACTTTGCCTCCTTGGCTTGAAGTAGCAAAACCTAGATTAATCCCACTTTTACTGGCCACAACTTTGGGAGGAATGGCTTTAACAGAAGAATGGCCTTTGTCTTCCCCGAAACTTATCTGTACTTTAGGAGGAGGCGCTTTGGCCGCAGCAGCAGCAGGAGCTCTTAATTGTTTGTGGGAAATGGAATTAGATAAGAGGATGACAAGAACTAGCAAAAGAGCCTTGCCAGCAGGAAAGTTGTCATCTGAGACTGTATTTTTAGCCGCCGTATCATGTACCTTGGCAGCTTCGATGCTTTTAGTAAGTGGTGTAAATTATTTGGCTGCGGGATTAACTCTTCTTGGTTTATTTAGCTACGTAATTTTATATACAGTTATTTTGAAACCTCGTACAACAAAAAACATTGTTTTCGGAGGAGTTGCTGGTGCAATACCACCCTTAGTTGGAGCGTCTGCCGCCACAGGGCATGTAGGTCTTAGTGGTTGGTGGTTGTTTGGTTTAGTGATGTTATGGACTCCAGCTCATTTTTGGGCACTTGCAATTTTGTTGAAGGATGATTACGCATCTGTTGGTATTCCTATGCTTCCTTCTGTTAAAGGATCTGTTTTTACTGCTAAAGCGATTTCTCGTTACGGATGGGCAACAGTTTTAATGAGTATTATGGGAGTCTTTGCTTTACCTGAAGGGGGTTTCTTATACGGAATTATGTTATTGCCATTTAATGGAAGATTTTTGCAATTAATAAATGATTTAAAGAAATCTCCTGATGATCTTTCAAGAGCAAAGTCTCTTTTTAGGTGGTCTATTCTCTACATGTTTGGCATTTGTCTTTTGTTATTAATTTCCAGAACCCAACTATCCGTAGAATTTGAGCAGCAATCTATGCAAATATTTTTATCTATAGTATCTCTGCTTAGTAATTAA
- the coxB gene encoding cytochrome c oxidase subunit II, with product MLNKNIYLILIISLVFAISFWIGFNVNLLPAEASINAPIYDELFKILFIIGLIIFIGMTIAVIYSLFKFRKRNDQIGDGIALEGNLSLEIVWTIIPSIIVLLIGLYSYNIYDRMGGMKELNHNHEMMTSNTEKIWAGISQISDNEIAMNNLSIEVSAMQFAFLFNYPKGNFISGELHVPVDQKVSMKMESKDVIHAFWVPEFRIKQDIIPGQPTILNFTPTKVGKYPIICAELCGPYHGGMRASIIVEEESDYNEWFNKNKKPEVNL from the coding sequence TTGTTAAATAAAAACATTTATTTAATACTAATTATTTCACTCGTTTTTGCTATATCTTTTTGGATTGGTTTTAATGTAAATTTGCTCCCAGCAGAAGCAAGTATCAATGCACCAATTTACGATGAACTTTTTAAAATTCTTTTCATCATTGGATTAATTATTTTTATAGGAATGACAATAGCAGTTATTTATAGCTTATTTAAGTTTAGGAAAAGAAATGATCAGATAGGCGATGGAATAGCTTTGGAGGGAAATTTAAGCTTAGAAATTGTATGGACAATTATCCCTTCAATAATTGTTTTATTAATAGGTTTATATAGCTACAACATCTACGATCGAATGGGAGGGATGAAAGAACTTAATCATAATCACGAAATGATGACTTCTAACACTGAAAAAATATGGGCAGGAATAAGTCAAATTTCTGATAATGAAATAGCAATGAATAATTTATCAATTGAAGTCTCAGCTATGCAATTTGCATTTCTATTCAATTATCCCAAGGGCAATTTCATATCAGGAGAACTACACGTTCCTGTTGATCAAAAAGTATCAATGAAAATGGAATCCAAAGATGTAATTCATGCTTTTTGGGTACCAGAGTTCAGAATTAAACAGGATATTATTCCTGGACAACCTACAATTCTAAATTTCACTCCTACAAAAGTAGGAAAATATCCAATAATTTGTGCAGAATTATGCGGACCATATCATGGAGGGATGAGAGCCTCCATAATTGTTGAAGAAGAATCTGATTACAACGAATGGTTTAACAAAAATAAAAAACCAGAGGTAAATTTATGA